In one window of Neisseria subflava DNA:
- a CDS encoding S-(hydroxymethyl)glutathione dehydrogenase/class III alcohol dehydrogenase — MEIKQTNSTIKSRAAVAFAPNQPLQIVEIDVEMPRKGEVLIRNTHTGVCHTDAFTLSGSDPEGVFPVVLGHEGAGVVVAVGEGVSSVKPGDHVIPLYTAECGECEFCHSGKTNLCVAVRETQGKGLMPDGTTRFSYQGQPIYHYMGCSTFSEYSVVAEVSLAKINPEANHEQVCLLGCGVTTGIGAVHNTAKVQEGDSVAVFGLGAIGLAVVQGARQAKAGRIIAIDTNPAKFELAKQFGATDCLNPNDYDKPIKDVLLDINKWGIDHTFECIGNVNVMRQALESAHRGWGQSIIIGVAGAGQEISTRPFQLVTGRVWKGTAFGGVKGRSELPKMVEDSMKGDIELEPFVTHTLTLDQINEAFDLMHEGKSIRAVIHY, encoded by the coding sequence ATGGAAATCAAACAAACCAATTCAACCATCAAATCTCGTGCTGCGGTAGCATTCGCCCCAAATCAACCCTTACAAATTGTGGAAATCGATGTAGAAATGCCCCGCAAAGGCGAAGTGTTAATCCGCAATACCCATACGGGCGTGTGCCATACTGATGCATTTACATTATCAGGGAGCGATCCTGAAGGAGTATTCCCTGTGGTGCTTGGGCACGAAGGTGCGGGTGTGGTTGTTGCTGTGGGCGAAGGTGTGTCAAGCGTAAAACCAGGTGATCACGTCATTCCTCTTTACACCGCTGAATGTGGTGAATGTGAGTTTTGTCATTCAGGCAAAACCAACTTATGCGTTGCAGTACGTGAGACGCAAGGTAAAGGCTTAATGCCGGACGGCACGACGCGTTTTTCTTATCAAGGTCAGCCGATCTATCACTATATGGGCTGTTCGACTTTCAGCGAATATTCTGTTGTTGCGGAAGTTTCACTGGCGAAAATCAACCCGGAAGCCAACCACGAACAAGTATGTTTGCTCGGCTGCGGCGTTACCACAGGTATTGGCGCGGTACATAATACGGCAAAAGTGCAAGAAGGCGACTCTGTTGCCGTGTTTGGCTTGGGAGCGATTGGTTTAGCTGTGGTGCAAGGTGCGCGTCAAGCCAAAGCCGGTCGTATTATCGCCATTGATACTAATCCTGCAAAATTCGAGTTGGCAAAACAGTTTGGTGCAACTGATTGTTTGAACCCGAACGATTACGATAAACCGATCAAAGATGTGTTGTTAGACATTAACAAATGGGGTATTGACCATACCTTTGAATGTATCGGCAATGTAAACGTAATGCGTCAAGCATTAGAAAGTGCGCACCGTGGCTGGGGACAATCCATTATCATCGGCGTAGCGGGTGCAGGACAAGAGATTTCAACTCGTCCGTTCCAGTTGGTAACAGGTCGTGTTTGGAAAGGCACGGCGTTTGGTGGCGTGAAAGGCCGCTCCGAACTTCCGAAAATGGTCGAAGATTCAATGAAAGGCGACATCGAGTTAGAACCGTTTGTAACCCACACACTGACACTCGATCAAATCAATGAAGCCTTTGATTTAATGCACGAAGGCAAATCGATCCGCGCTGTTATTCATTACTAA
- the fghA gene encoding S-formylglutathione hydrolase, with translation MKLIEQHQIFGGSQQVWAHHAQALQCEMKFAVYLPDNQENRPLGVIYWLSGLTCTEQNFITKSGFQRYAAEHQVIVVAPDTSPRGEQVPNDAAYDLGQGAGFYLNATEQPWATNYQMYDYILNELPRLIEENFPTNGKRSIMGHSMGGHGALVLALRNQERYQSVSAFSPILSLSLVPWGEKVFSAYLGKDREKWQQYDANSLIQQGYKVQGIRIDQGLEDEFLPTQLRTEDFIETCRAANQPIDVRFHKGYDHSYYFIASFIGEHIAYHAAFLK, from the coding sequence ATGAAACTGATTGAACAACATCAAATTTTCGGCGGTTCGCAACAAGTTTGGGCACATCATGCCCAAGCGTTGCAATGCGAAATGAAATTTGCCGTCTATTTGCCGGATAATCAGGAGAATCGACCACTTGGTGTGATTTATTGGCTTTCCGGCTTGACTTGTACTGAACAAAATTTTATTACCAAATCAGGCTTTCAGCGTTATGCGGCTGAACATCAAGTGATTGTAGTTGCTCCCGATACCAGCCCTCGCGGAGAGCAAGTGCCGAACGATGCTGCTTACGATTTAGGGCAAGGTGCGGGCTTTTATCTTAATGCAACCGAGCAGCCTTGGGCGACGAATTATCAAATGTATGATTATATTTTGAATGAGTTGCCCCGTCTGATTGAGGAAAATTTTCCTACCAACGGCAAACGTTCCATTATGGGACATTCAATGGGCGGACACGGCGCATTGGTATTGGCATTGCGAAACCAAGAACGTTATCAAAGTGTTTCTGCCTTTTCGCCTATTTTGTCGCTAAGTCTTGTGCCTTGGGGAGAGAAAGTCTTTTCTGCTTATTTAGGAAAAGATCGCGAAAAATGGCAGCAATATGATGCCAACTCGCTCATTCAACAAGGCTATAAAGTGCAAGGTATACGCATTGATCAGGGCTTAGAAGATGAGTTTTTGCCAACACAATTGCGTACCGAAGATTTTATTGAAACCTGTCGTGCGGCAAACCAGCCGATCGATGTGCGCTTCCATAAAGGCTACGATCATAGCTATTATTTCATCGCCAGTTTTATTGGTGAGCATATTGCCTATCATGCGGCATTTTTGAAGTAA
- the rtcR gene encoding RNA repair transcriptional activator RtcR, translating to MSNKKQVAVSFLGTVLDSGFGQGRWQKWRPNVAMNQRQDFQLDRIELFYAEKYRELADHVKADIQQVSPHTVVNLVPMELANPWDFSEVYTKLHDWAAGYPFDTDEETYLTHITTGTHVAQICLFLLVESRQIPGVLLQTAPPKNQRRSMENGNVGSYEIIDLDLARYDVLAERLAAVRDDAVRYLKSGISTQNAVFNRMIAEIEQVALNSPSPILLSGPTGAGKSMLARRIFELKKARHLIKGGFVDVNCATLRGDGAASALFGHKKGAFTGAAEKREGYLKTADGGVLFLDEIGELGLDEQAMLLKTIEEKHFYPVGSDSEVKSDFQLIAGTNRDLRHEIRAGRLREDLFARINIWNYPLPALANRREDIEPNVEHQLALASQELGRTTRFNKEALAAYLDFAHSNQAPWRGNFRDLAASIMRLATLAPQGRIQVEQVQAEIERLRWLWSEEPFSDGLLHKRPSEKTQDYPDKVDWDTLDLFDKLQLQHVIDECRKHPNMAAAGRALFNVSRTERAKVNDSDRLRKYLQRFGLEWGDI from the coding sequence ATGAGTAACAAAAAACAAGTCGCCGTCAGTTTTCTCGGCACGGTATTGGACAGCGGTTTCGGTCAAGGGCGTTGGCAGAAGTGGCGGCCGAATGTCGCCATGAATCAACGTCAGGATTTTCAGCTTGACCGTATTGAGCTGTTTTATGCGGAGAAATACCGCGAACTGGCGGATCATGTAAAAGCCGATATTCAGCAGGTATCGCCGCACACAGTCGTCAATCTCGTGCCTATGGAGCTGGCAAACCCGTGGGATTTCTCCGAGGTTTATACTAAATTGCACGACTGGGCAGCAGGCTATCCATTTGATACAGACGAAGAAACCTATCTCACCCACATCACCACAGGTACACACGTTGCCCAAATCTGCCTGTTCTTATTGGTGGAATCGCGTCAAATCCCCGGCGTACTGTTACAAACCGCTCCTCCCAAAAATCAAAGACGCAGTATGGAGAACGGCAATGTAGGCAGTTATGAAATCATCGATTTAGACTTGGCTCGTTACGACGTACTGGCTGAACGCCTTGCCGCCGTACGCGATGACGCAGTGCGCTACCTGAAAAGCGGCATTTCCACCCAAAACGCCGTCTTCAACCGCATGATTGCTGAAATAGAACAAGTCGCACTCAACTCCCCTTCCCCCATTCTGCTTTCCGGCCCGACAGGCGCAGGCAAATCGATGCTGGCGCGCAGGATTTTCGAATTGAAAAAGGCGCGCCACCTGATTAAAGGCGGGTTTGTCGATGTGAATTGCGCCACCTTACGCGGCGACGGCGCGGCTTCCGCCTTGTTCGGCCACAAAAAAGGCGCGTTTACCGGCGCGGCGGAAAAGCGCGAAGGCTACCTGAAAACCGCCGACGGCGGCGTGCTGTTCTTGGACGAGATCGGCGAATTGGGATTGGACGAACAGGCTATGTTGCTCAAAACCATTGAAGAAAAACATTTTTATCCCGTCGGCAGCGACAGCGAAGTTAAAAGCGACTTCCAGCTCATCGCCGGCACCAACCGCGACCTGCGCCACGAAATCCGTGCCGGACGCCTCCGTGAAGACCTGTTCGCCCGCATCAACATCTGGAATTACCCACTGCCCGCACTCGCCAACCGTCGCGAAGACATCGAGCCCAACGTCGAACACCAGCTCGCCCTAGCCTCGCAAGAACTCGGCCGAACCACCCGCTTCAACAAAGAAGCCCTAGCCGCCTACCTTGACTTTGCCCACTCCAACCAAGCACCATGGCGCGGCAACTTCCGCGACCTCGCCGCCAGCATCATGCGCCTGGCCACACTCGCGCCACAAGGCAGGATACAGGTAGAACAAGTCCAAGCTGAAATCGAACGCCTCAGATGGTTATGGTCGGAAGAACCCTTTTCAGACGGCCTCCTACATAAAAGGCCGTCTGAAAAAACACAAGACTACCCCGATAAAGTCGATTGGGATACATTGGATTTATTCGACAAGCTACAACTGCAACACGTCATCGACGAATGCCGCAAACATCCCAATATGGCCGCCGCCGGCCGTGCATTGTTCAACGTCTCCCGAACAGAAAGGGCAAAAGTCAATGACAGCGACCGATTGAGGAAATATTTACAGCGATTCGGATTGGAATGGGGAGATATTTAA
- a CDS encoding 3'-5' exonuclease, whose amino-acid sequence MCGGHVCKHAIKRTGSRIDEYQDISEEHYRLVSALAGRKRAKEDKLTILAVSDDDQNIYAFNGTSNEYIHRFQKDYDVAQPDYLTYNYRSTQYIISAANSVINGMTGRLKTLHPIVINPERQTQPNGGVWAATDSERQGRVRHISLPFGSNSNIQAQAVITEIGRLKTLSEVAWNEIAVLSHHNASLKPMQAWCEQNGIPYFLSADKSSKIKLRHTREFVRLIDGVEKQTEGFTSQAFAELISEQVKKSGGSWCVWFRQLQTDFLNEYPLQDEKLPEKSDNLAESREAEIQASPIEDNGSSENGSGSVNRYSSAFLKSWLYEYVGDEHETRSEGIFLGTAHAVKGLEFKHVFILDGG is encoded by the coding sequence GTGTGCGGCGGTCATGTCTGCAAACACGCTATCAAGCGAACCGGTAGTCGAATAGATGAATACCAAGACATCAGTGAAGAACACTACCGGCTTGTTTCTGCGCTTGCGGGTAGGAAGCGGGCTAAAGAAGACAAGCTGACCATTCTGGCGGTCAGCGACGATGACCAAAACATCTACGCCTTCAATGGCACGAGCAACGAGTACATACACCGTTTCCAAAAAGACTACGACGTTGCCCAACCCGACTATTTGACCTACAACTACCGCAGTACACAATACATCATCAGCGCTGCTAACAGCGTAATAAACGGCATGACAGGTCGTCTGAAAACACTGCATCCGATTGTTATCAACCCTGAACGTCAAACACAGCCCAACGGTGGTGTATGGGCTGCAACAGACAGCGAAAGGCAGGGGCGTGTGCGCCACATCAGCCTGCCGTTCGGTAGCAACAGCAACATACAGGCACAAGCTGTTATCACCGAAATAGGTCGTCTGAAAACCTTGAGCGAAGTCGCATGGAATGAGATTGCAGTTTTATCCCATCATAATGCCAGTCTCAAACCTATGCAGGCATGGTGTGAACAAAACGGCATACCTTATTTTTTGAGTGCCGACAAAAGCAGCAAAATCAAATTGCGCCACACCCGTGAGTTTGTCCGCCTGATTGATGGTGTGGAAAAACAAACCGAAGGCTTTACATCACAAGCTTTTGCAGAACTTATTAGTGAACAAGTGAAAAAAAGTGGTGGCAGTTGGTGCGTTTGGTTTAGGCAATTACAAACTGATTTCTTAAACGAATATCCACTGCAAGATGAGAAGCTACCTGAAAAGTCGGATAACCTTGCAGAGAGTCGTGAGGCAGAAATCCAAGCGTCTCCCATAGAAGACAACGGGTCGTCTGAAAACGGTAGTGGCAGTGTTAACCGATATTCGTCCGCCTTTCTGAAAAGCTGGCTCTACGAGTATGTAGGTGATGAACATGAAACCCGTTCGGAAGGTATATTTCTAGGCACGGCACACGCAGTCAAGGGGTTGGAGTTTAAGCACGTCTTCATTTTAGACGGCGGTTAG